The genomic DNA CCATCACTGCATTCGGTGGCATGATCAACCCCATGACCACCACACAGAATACTGCCACTGTGATGGCCACGGTGCTGCGTCCCCTGTAGATCAAGCCTGCGAGTGCAGCAGCACTCAGAGGAAGGCCGATGAAGGGAGCCGGTATCGCCACTATCGCTCCCCCGAGACAAGAGAGGGAGAGCAGCACAGCTTCGCTGATCCTGCGTATGCCCGACATTTGACCTTTTTACCTGCGCCCTCTGCTGTCCACTCTTCCGCTGATGACCGGAACGGCATATGGAACCAGGGCCATTTCCCGAGCCCTCTTTATTGCAGTCGCAAGCACATGCTGATGCTGGGCGCAGTTGCCTGACACCCGCCGA from Actinomycetota bacterium includes the following:
- the rpsR gene encoding 30S ribosomal protein S18 translates to MSDYARKPRRKYCAFCKDSVEYIDYKEVNMLRKFMTDRGKIKPRRVSGNCAQHQHVLATAIKRAREMALVPYAVPVISGRVDSRGRR